TAGGCCCCTTCTTTGTGAAGGATCTTTAAAAAAATATTGACCTTAGGATAAACTTCAAAAGCATGCATCAAGGCTTAATGACCTTTTTGATGTTTTCTAACAAGCTTTCATTTACGGACGCAGAAGCTTTTTGGTTTTCGCTCACAATGGCCTCTTTGAGTTCAGCGCGCAAAATAAGGGTGCTTGCAGGTGCTTCAAACCCTAAACGCACACTCCCTCTATCTATGGAAATGACTTTAATGTGGATGTTATCATCAATAACAATCCCTTCATTAACTTTGCGGCTGAGGATGAGCATGTCTAATCTCTTGTTCCTTATAGAGAATAGCTAAACGCAACGCTCTCTATAATATCGCCTTGTTTGATTTTATCTAAGACATTAAGGCCTTCTGCGTTTCTGATTTTGCCAAATACGGTGTGCTCGCCATCTAGATGGGGCAAATCCACAAAACACAAGAAAAATTGACTCCCTCCTGTGTCTCTTCCGGCATGTGCCATAGAGATAGAGCCTCTTTTGTGC
This region of Helicobacter pylori genomic DNA includes:
- a CDS encoding carbon storage regulator, producing the protein MLILSRKVNEGIVIDDNIHIKVISIDRGSVRLGFEAPASTLILRAELKEAIVSENQKASASVNESLLENIKKVIKP